Proteins found in one Aquibium microcysteis genomic segment:
- a CDS encoding heavy metal translocating P-type ATPase: MEQDSTKTRFRIDGMDCAACAAKIEKVARSASGVRDVSVSATAGTMLLEHDASANLDSIVAGVDRLGYKVLGIAPAGVTGKAERRVASESRGHSSEPDRNHLNHDHGGHDHKGEDIGSDDHSGHDHDSHEPASQTIAHGEDKATPNSRATIATADAAASAGLHGHDHGGADGPWWASHKARLTIVCGVALGAAFVLAQVFPQTEPWVFILAMAVGLIPIARRAVAAARIGMPFTIETLMTIAAVGAVFIDASEEAAAVVFLFLVGELLEGVAAGRARASIRALATLVPKTALVEKDGKTTEVPAEQLSAGTIILVRPGDRIPADGTILSGETSVDESPVTGESVPKRKGPEDDVFAGTINQDAAIRVSVTAEAEDNTISRIIRLVEEAQESKAPTERFIDSFSKYYTPGVMIVATLIAVVPPLVAGGAWGEWIYKGLAVLLIGCPCALVISTPAAIAASLSAGARRGMLMKGGAVLESLGKITKVAFDKTGTLTAGKPVVTDLIGVSRSDDETLRLAADLEVGSSHPLALAILNEAKKRRIEPTSAKDARAIGGEGVVGSVGGLDLFLGSPQAAAKRASLPDGLDGRIAALNDEGKTVSLLLVGKEVAGLIAMRDEPREDAKRGVQALSELGISSVMLTGDNRRTAAAIAATLGLEPRAELLPQDKQRIVGEMRDAGERVAKVGDGINDAPALAAADVGIAMGGGTDVALETADAAVLNGRVVDVAGMVLLSRATMSNIWQNITIALGLKAVFLVTTVLGVTGLWPAILADTGATVLVTANAMRLLRWKGSS; encoded by the coding sequence ATGGAACAGGATTCGACGAAAACGAGGTTCCGGATTGACGGAATGGACTGCGCGGCGTGCGCGGCCAAGATCGAAAAGGTCGCGCGGAGCGCATCCGGAGTCCGGGACGTCAGCGTCTCCGCTACCGCAGGCACGATGCTGTTGGAGCATGACGCATCGGCGAACCTCGATAGCATCGTCGCCGGTGTCGACAGGCTGGGCTACAAGGTTCTTGGCATCGCGCCTGCCGGTGTCACGGGCAAGGCAGAGAGAAGGGTTGCCTCCGAATCCCGTGGCCATAGTTCGGAACCTGACCGGAATCATCTGAACCACGATCATGGCGGCCACGATCACAAGGGCGAAGATATCGGATCAGACGATCACTCGGGTCATGACCATGACAGCCATGAGCCGGCATCCCAGACGATAGCGCACGGCGAGGACAAAGCCACACCGAATTCGCGAGCCACCATAGCGACAGCGGACGCTGCTGCGTCTGCCGGACTGCATGGTCACGATCACGGCGGGGCCGATGGTCCGTGGTGGGCGTCTCACAAGGCCCGGCTGACCATCGTCTGCGGTGTTGCGCTCGGCGCGGCATTCGTGCTCGCCCAGGTGTTCCCGCAGACGGAACCATGGGTGTTTATCCTCGCCATGGCGGTTGGCCTGATACCGATAGCGAGGCGCGCCGTCGCGGCAGCTCGCATCGGGATGCCCTTCACCATCGAGACGCTGATGACGATCGCAGCCGTGGGTGCGGTATTCATCGATGCCAGCGAAGAGGCGGCGGCGGTCGTGTTCCTTTTTCTTGTCGGCGAGTTGCTTGAGGGCGTGGCCGCCGGTCGCGCCCGCGCTTCGATCCGTGCGCTGGCGACGCTCGTGCCCAAGACTGCATTGGTCGAGAAGGATGGCAAGACCACCGAGGTGCCCGCCGAACAGCTCTCCGCTGGCACGATCATCCTCGTGCGGCCGGGTGATCGAATTCCGGCCGACGGCACCATCCTTTCCGGCGAGACGTCCGTCGACGAGTCGCCGGTGACGGGTGAATCGGTCCCGAAGAGAAAAGGTCCCGAGGACGATGTGTTCGCCGGCACCATCAACCAGGATGCGGCGATCCGTGTCTCAGTCACAGCGGAGGCCGAGGACAACACGATTTCTCGTATCATCCGGCTCGTCGAAGAGGCACAGGAGTCCAAGGCGCCGACCGAGCGCTTCATCGATTCCTTCTCGAAATACTACACGCCCGGCGTGATGATCGTCGCCACGCTCATTGCTGTCGTGCCACCCCTCGTGGCGGGCGGTGCCTGGGGTGAATGGATCTACAAGGGCCTTGCGGTCCTGCTGATCGGGTGCCCTTGCGCCCTGGTCATCTCGACGCCCGCCGCGATCGCCGCGAGCCTGTCCGCGGGTGCTCGCCGCGGCATGCTGATGAAGGGTGGTGCGGTGCTGGAATCCTTGGGCAAGATCACCAAGGTGGCGTTTGACAAGACCGGCACTCTGACAGCGGGCAAGCCTGTCGTAACCGACCTGATAGGCGTTTCGAGGAGCGACGACGAAACCTTGCGGCTCGCAGCCGACCTGGAAGTCGGCTCATCCCACCCTCTGGCACTGGCCATTCTCAATGAGGCGAAGAAGCGTCGTATCGAACCGACATCGGCGAAGGATGCTCGCGCGATCGGCGGCGAAGGCGTCGTCGGCAGCGTAGGCGGACTGGATCTGTTCCTTGGCTCGCCGCAGGCTGCCGCAAAGCGCGCGTCGCTGCCGGACGGTCTGGACGGACGGATCGCAGCATTGAACGACGAGGGAAAGACCGTTTCGCTCTTGTTGGTGGGCAAGGAGGTCGCCGGCCTGATCGCCATGCGGGACGAGCCGCGGGAGGACGCGAAGAGAGGCGTGCAGGCGCTGTCCGAACTCGGTATCTCTTCGGTGATGCTGACGGGCGACAATCGCCGTACAGCAGCCGCCATCGCCGCCACCCTCGGCCTGGAGCCGCGCGCGGAACTCCTGCCGCAGGATAAGCAGCGCATAGTGGGCGAGATGCGAGACGCAGGCGAACGTGTCGCCAAGGTCGGCGACGGCATCAATGACGCGCCTGCGCTGGCCGCCGCTGATGTCGGCATTGCCATGGGCGGTGGCACCGATGTTGCGCTGGAGACAGCGGACGCTGCTGTCCTGAACGGTCGTGTGGTCGACGTGGCGGGCATGGTGCTGCTGTCACGCGCGACGATGTCGAACATCTGGCAGAACATCACGATCGCTCTCGGCCTGAAAGCCGTGTTCCTCGTGACCACGGTGCTTGGCGTGACGGGCCTGTGGCCGGCCATTCTTGCCGATACCGGCGCAACTGTTCTCGTAACGGCCAATGCGATGCGGCTTCTCCGGTGGAAGGGAAGCAGCTGA
- a CDS encoding SCO family protein, with protein MRLRLWVWTICAVLALIMSGLVGWTLVNPRQQFAAQQTTGVATVGGPFTLIGTNGKTVTEKAFLGKPTAYFFGFTYCPEVCPTTLYELTGRIAELGEDADKMNYVFVSVDSGRDGPEEIKKYLSSFDRRIVGLTGSEAQIDAAAKAFRIYYKRVPVEGGDYTMDHTASVLLMDAEGKFFGTVDYEESPEIMLAKLKRLAEEG; from the coding sequence ATGCGCCTCCGTCTTTGGGTATGGACGATCTGCGCGGTTCTGGCGCTGATCATGAGCGGTCTGGTCGGGTGGACACTCGTCAATCCGCGGCAGCAGTTCGCCGCGCAGCAGACCACTGGCGTCGCCACTGTTGGCGGCCCGTTCACGCTGATAGGCACCAACGGAAAGACGGTGACTGAAAAGGCGTTCCTGGGAAAGCCCACCGCCTATTTCTTCGGATTCACCTACTGCCCCGAAGTGTGCCCGACCACGCTCTATGAACTGACCGGGAGGATCGCCGAACTCGGCGAAGACGCAGACAAGATGAACTACGTTTTCGTCTCCGTGGATTCCGGCCGTGACGGCCCTGAGGAGATCAAGAAATACCTCTCCTCGTTCGATAGGCGCATCGTCGGCCTGACGGGTTCAGAAGCGCAGATCGACGCGGCCGCGAAGGCGTTCCGAATCTACTACAAGCGTGTGCCCGTCGAAGGCGGCGACTATACGATGGACCATACCGCGTCGGTCCTGCTGATGGATGCCGAAGGCAAATTTTTTGGAACCGTCGACTACGAGGAGTCGCCGGAGATCATGCTTGCCAAGCTCAAACGCCTCGCCGAGGAGGGGTAG
- a CDS encoding copper chaperone PCu(A)C, which produces MRLSTCILAAGLAVAAIPAIAHDFRAGDIAIGHPWTRATPPGAKVGGGYLTLSNEGDATDRILGGTSAAAGRVEIHLMEMTDGIMKMRPVIGGVEIATGQTVEFAPGGYHLMLMELAQPIADGARIPLTLEFQKAGKVEIELAAGPLGGPAPGLGTEAGGVSGHGGHD; this is translated from the coding sequence ATGAGACTTTCAACCTGCATCCTCGCGGCGGGCCTCGCCGTGGCCGCTATTCCCGCAATCGCCCATGACTTTCGAGCCGGCGACATCGCCATCGGTCATCCCTGGACTCGCGCCACTCCGCCGGGAGCGAAAGTCGGCGGAGGCTATCTGACGCTCAGCAATGAGGGCGACGCGACTGACCGAATCCTCGGCGGAACGTCCGCCGCCGCAGGCAGGGTCGAAATCCACCTGATGGAAATGACCGACGGCATAATGAAGATGCGCCCGGTCATCGGCGGGGTCGAGATTGCGACCGGCCAGACTGTGGAGTTCGCGCCCGGCGGCTACCATCTGATGCTGATGGAACTGGCTCAGCCGATCGCGGACGGGGCCAGAATTCCGCTGACCCTCGAATTCCAGAAGGCCGGGAAGGTAGAGATAGAACTCGCCGCCGGACCGCTCGGCGGGCCCGCGCCCGGACTGGGAACTGAGGCAGGCGGGGTGTCCGGACATGGGGGGCATGATTGA
- the mntR gene encoding manganese-binding transcriptional regulator MntR, with protein sequence MPARKMNQAATLPDAESHVEGFRQVRHNRRTELAEDYVELIADLIDHGGEARQVDIAQRLGVAQPTVAKMLKRLVGDGLVQQKPYRGVFLTTSGRDLAATSRERHRVVEAFLLALGISEETARVDAEGIEHHVSAETLDAFRKFTMGR encoded by the coding sequence ATGCCCGCCAGAAAGATGAACCAGGCCGCTACCCTTCCGGACGCCGAGTCGCACGTGGAAGGATTCCGACAGGTCCGGCACAACCGCCGGACGGAACTCGCGGAGGACTACGTCGAACTGATTGCCGATCTGATCGATCATGGAGGCGAGGCGCGGCAGGTTGATATCGCCCAGCGCCTTGGCGTGGCACAGCCCACTGTCGCGAAGATGTTGAAGCGTCTCGTGGGAGACGGTCTGGTTCAGCAGAAGCCGTATCGAGGCGTATTTCTCACCACATCGGGACGCGACCTTGCCGCCACGAGTCGGGAGCGGCACCGTGTGGTGGAGGCCTTCCTGCTCGCGCTCGGGATCAGCGAGGAAACCGCCAGGGTCGATGCGGAAGGAATCGAGCACCACGTGAGTGCCGAGACCCTCGACGCCTTCCGGAAGTTCACAATGGGTCGGTGA
- a CDS encoding multicopper oxidase domain-containing protein: MRRWLPIDFGRRSFLGGGLLTAAAAVVSGRSASGQPAGHAGHGAASAPGEAPPSPHRQAHGAMITVGDVDDVRNGFDPTAMLTDWYTGEVSTLPDGRRLRTFEVYVEDKEIEIAPGVMFPAWTYNGRVPGPALRAVEGEKLRIVFKNYGSHPHTMHFHGIHAARMDGIPGAGQIDPGEEFVYEFDARPFGCHLYHCHALPLARHIHKGMYGLFIIDPDPTRHPDFADVARSRLLGTPENAVWQEMAMVMNAFDTTFDGENEFYAVNTVAHCYAKKPIRVERHRPVRIYLANVTEFDPINSFHLHANFFDYYNQGTTLTPTLKTVDLIVQCQAERGILEFTFADHEPGLYMFHAHQSEFTELGWMGMFEVVEAVS, from the coding sequence ATGAGACGCTGGCTCCCGATCGACTTTGGCAGACGTAGTTTCCTTGGCGGCGGACTGCTCACAGCGGCAGCCGCGGTCGTGTCCGGTCGATCTGCCTCAGGGCAACCGGCTGGCCATGCTGGCCACGGCGCGGCTTCTGCGCCTGGTGAAGCTCCTCCGTCGCCGCACCGTCAAGCGCACGGAGCGATGATCACGGTTGGCGATGTCGACGACGTTCGCAACGGCTTCGATCCGACCGCGATGCTGACCGACTGGTATACCGGTGAAGTTTCGACGTTGCCCGACGGCCGAAGACTGCGCACCTTCGAGGTCTATGTCGAGGACAAAGAGATTGAGATCGCGCCCGGCGTGATGTTCCCGGCGTGGACCTACAACGGTCGAGTCCCCGGCCCGGCCCTTAGAGCGGTCGAAGGCGAGAAACTGCGCATCGTATTCAAGAACTACGGCTCGCACCCCCACACGATGCACTTCCACGGCATTCACGCTGCGCGCATGGATGGCATTCCGGGCGCCGGCCAGATCGATCCCGGCGAAGAGTTCGTCTACGAATTCGATGCCAGACCTTTCGGCTGTCATCTCTACCACTGCCACGCGCTGCCGCTCGCCCGCCATATCCACAAGGGCATGTACGGGCTTTTCATCATCGATCCTGACCCGACCCGGCATCCTGACTTCGCCGACGTCGCTCGCTCGCGTCTCCTGGGAACCCCGGAGAACGCCGTCTGGCAAGAGATGGCGATGGTGATGAATGCCTTCGACACCACATTCGATGGCGAAAACGAGTTCTACGCTGTCAACACGGTCGCGCACTGCTACGCCAAAAAGCCGATCCGCGTGGAAAGACACCGCCCAGTTCGCATCTACCTTGCCAATGTGACAGAGTTCGACCCCATCAATTCGTTTCATCTGCACGCCAATTTCTTCGACTACTACAACCAGGGCACGACCCTGACTCCCACGCTGAAGACCGTCGACCTGATCGTCCAATGCCAGGCGGAGCGTGGGATCCTTGAGTTCACCTTCGCTGACCACGAGCCAGGCCTCTACATGTTCCACGCCCACCAGTCAGAGTTCACCGAACTCGGATGGATGGGAATGTTCGAGGTCGTGGAGGCGGTGTCGTGA
- a CDS encoding ZIP family metal transporter: MNESGTGTKSEALHRPLATAIWLLVPVLLLGAAIWWLVATDPLSAFRNGAPPVESLTVERTILDNDGLRMLVRAGGSESMRIAQIQVDAAYWEFVQTPPGPIARGSTAWITIPFPWIVGEGHSVTFVTNTGATFDHPIPVAVATPVATSGNLVAQAVLGAFVGILPVVIGLAFYPALRNAGPTVIDFLLALTIGLLGFLLVDTLEDAFEFAGEAAAIFQGPTMVVLTAGASFLLLMAIARRRGVPTGVSLAAYIALGIGLHNLGEGLAIGAAFAAGAAGLGTFLVIGFTLHNITEGIGIAAPILKVRPPLHVFAGLALLAGGPAVLGMWLGSLAYAPHWSALALSIGAGAILQVIVEVVALLVRSDRTWARIASLPVLSGIAFGVVFMYVTAMLVKI; the protein is encoded by the coding sequence GTGAACGAGAGTGGCACAGGTACAAAATCCGAGGCATTGCATCGCCCGCTGGCCACGGCGATTTGGCTCCTTGTGCCCGTTCTTCTGCTTGGCGCTGCCATATGGTGGCTGGTTGCGACCGATCCGTTGTCGGCCTTCCGCAATGGCGCGCCACCCGTCGAGTCGCTGACGGTCGAGCGAACAATCCTTGATAATGACGGCCTCCGGATGCTCGTGCGGGCCGGCGGTTCGGAATCCATGCGCATCGCTCAGATCCAGGTGGACGCGGCGTACTGGGAGTTCGTGCAGACCCCGCCCGGTCCGATAGCGCGCGGCAGCACCGCCTGGATCACGATTCCTTTCCCATGGATTGTCGGCGAAGGCCATTCGGTGACGTTCGTCACCAATACGGGCGCAACCTTCGATCATCCGATTCCGGTTGCCGTGGCGACACCGGTGGCTACATCCGGCAATCTTGTCGCGCAGGCCGTTCTGGGTGCGTTCGTCGGGATATTGCCGGTGGTCATCGGACTTGCATTCTACCCCGCGCTGCGAAACGCGGGGCCAACGGTTATCGATTTCCTGCTCGCTCTGACCATTGGACTACTTGGCTTCCTGCTCGTCGACACCCTGGAGGACGCGTTCGAATTCGCCGGCGAGGCAGCCGCGATTTTCCAGGGACCGACCATGGTAGTGCTCACGGCGGGAGCAAGCTTTCTGCTCCTCATGGCCATCGCCAGGCGACGCGGCGTCCCAACCGGCGTGTCACTCGCCGCCTATATCGCGCTCGGCATAGGGTTGCACAATCTTGGGGAAGGCCTCGCCATAGGTGCGGCATTTGCGGCCGGCGCCGCCGGGCTCGGCACCTTCCTCGTCATCGGATTCACGCTGCACAATATCACTGAGGGCATAGGTATCGCGGCACCCATCCTCAAGGTCCGTCCGCCCCTTCATGTGTTTGCCGGACTGGCCCTCCTCGCCGGAGGCCCAGCGGTGCTCGGCATGTGGCTAGGCAGCCTCGCCTATGCACCGCACTGGTCGGCGCTCGCGCTCTCGATCGGCGCGGGCGCGATCCTCCAGGTCATCGTCGAAGTGGTCGCACTGCTTGTACGTAGTGACCGCACATGGGCACGGATCGCGTCCCTTCCGGTGCTCAGCGGGATCGCTTTTGGCGTGGTTTTCATGTACGTCACCGCGATGCTGGTGAAAATCTGA
- a CDS encoding heparan-alpha-glucosaminide N-acetyltransferase — protein MDIVRGLAIAGVVLFHIVWDLEFAGFISGVARHPVWLLFGRCLAGSFMLLVGVSLVLAHRSGFRTRPFLKRLVLIALSAAAISAVTWFAFPQSFVYFGILHAITATSLIGLCFIRAPAWASAAAGIAVFALPFVTSSEIFDTRWLAWIGFASNVPPSNDFVPIFPWSGLTLIGMATTAWMLRGGGGERLAAVRSSGKLAKGLAWMGRKSLLIYLLHQPILLAIIVPLSWVLAAR, from the coding sequence GTGGACATCGTCCGCGGCCTGGCCATCGCAGGTGTGGTTCTCTTTCACATCGTCTGGGATCTTGAGTTCGCAGGCTTCATTTCCGGCGTAGCGAGGCATCCGGTCTGGCTGTTGTTCGGACGTTGTCTGGCAGGCAGTTTCATGCTCCTGGTCGGCGTCAGTCTCGTGCTCGCTCATCGATCCGGGTTTCGGACTAGGCCGTTCTTGAAACGCCTGGTGTTGATCGCCCTGTCGGCAGCGGCAATATCGGCTGTCACGTGGTTCGCCTTTCCTCAAAGTTTCGTCTACTTCGGCATCCTTCACGCGATCACGGCGACGTCCTTGATCGGGTTGTGTTTCATCCGTGCTCCGGCGTGGGCAAGTGCGGCCGCAGGTATTGCGGTGTTTGCCCTGCCCTTCGTAACAAGCTCGGAGATCTTCGACACGCGCTGGCTGGCATGGATAGGATTCGCCTCGAATGTACCGCCGAGCAATGACTTCGTGCCGATCTTCCCCTGGAGCGGTCTCACCTTGATAGGCATGGCGACGACCGCGTGGATGCTGCGCGGCGGCGGCGGCGAGAGGCTCGCGGCGGTTCGAAGCAGTGGGAAGCTAGCCAAAGGGCTCGCGTGGATGGGACGCAAGAGCCTTCTCATCTATCTTCTGCATCAGCCCATACTCCTGGCGATCATTGTTCCGCTGTCGTGGGTTCTCGCCGCACGATAA
- a CDS encoding helix-turn-helix domain-containing protein → MPLADVRDAAERRQIERALEQTDGQVIKTAELLGIGRSTLWEKMKRLGARG, encoded by the coding sequence CTGCCACTTGCCGATGTCCGCGACGCGGCAGAGCGCCGGCAGATCGAACGGGCGCTCGAACAGACCGACGGCCAGGTCATCAAGACCGCCGAACTACTCGGCATCGGCCGCTCGACGCTGTGGGAAAAGATGAAGCGGCTGGGGGCCAGAGGCTAA
- a CDS encoding AAA family ATPase, translated as MRNSKKRQGTKDAAEHQLFSAMLRILGTTIGGTVGAVAKPDAYDEVALGFAEVSTKISGRSLRPDMAWAAVQLARTIETEGLFDRLSVGSITGIVRVSKPEHVDLVADTIDLCLYGASRRTSKKSGRALVLACSGKSRTHVPEARRDEVLLAIQQGQAVIGVSASPETFLPSALMRAAEFDVALPSTDAHCVALVIGAVLGMSVSTDLIQFHVDGVEPDDLAIAVRPGRPVQDCLERLAHLTAKSRHRIQVGPPLHVVAEDEVLAWGQSCSADLVAFQKGQIPWSECDHRRLLLSGAPGTGKTAFAAALARHADVPLVAASVADWSAAPYLSGTLDAMKKSFQLAAANAPCVFLVDEIDGISNRSHASGEFAEYWIQIVNLMLELLNADMPGVVVIGCTNYPDRIDPAIRRAGRLDCHLETSRPSPKAIARIIEYYLAGEINEDRSKIARAAIGATGAEIESAIRTARGTARRNGAALDESTVIKAISSVSGPQNEVNQQNFAVHEAGHIVVNQLLDLGPVRNAVVHARGGEAIFDIAPSFLLDSATCEAMITALLAGRAAEEVLLGHASAGAGLSDVSDLSRATRLAKLMELQFGYGSLGLAYEDVDRVPLRTDAELRKSVGERLARSYDTALQLVRQHAQTVRALADALAESGFLDATTIEAIMEGGPVARKAA; from the coding sequence ATGCGTAATTCCAAAAAGAGGCAGGGTACGAAAGATGCTGCCGAACATCAATTGTTCAGCGCAATGCTGCGTATCCTGGGCACGACCATCGGTGGCACCGTGGGGGCTGTCGCGAAACCCGATGCATACGATGAAGTAGCGCTAGGCTTCGCGGAGGTTTCCACCAAAATCAGCGGGCGCAGCCTGCGCCCCGACATGGCTTGGGCTGCCGTCCAGTTGGCGAGGACGATCGAGACCGAGGGCCTGTTTGACCGGCTTAGCGTCGGGTCGATTACCGGCATCGTCCGCGTTTCCAAGCCTGAACATGTAGATCTTGTGGCGGACACCATCGACCTCTGTCTCTACGGCGCGTCGAGGCGCACATCCAAGAAGTCCGGCCGAGCGCTTGTGCTTGCATGCAGTGGCAAGTCACGAACGCATGTGCCCGAAGCCAGGCGTGATGAGGTTCTTCTAGCAATTCAGCAAGGTCAGGCGGTCATTGGCGTATCGGCGAGCCCGGAGACATTCTTGCCGAGTGCGTTGATGCGAGCCGCCGAATTTGATGTGGCGCTTCCATCGACGGACGCACACTGCGTCGCACTCGTCATTGGAGCCGTTCTTGGGATGTCGGTCTCAACTGACCTTATCCAGTTTCATGTTGACGGTGTTGAACCTGACGATCTGGCGATTGCGGTTCGACCCGGCAGACCGGTGCAGGACTGCCTGGAGCGGTTGGCTCACCTTACGGCAAAGAGCCGGCACCGTATTCAAGTGGGACCGCCGCTGCACGTCGTTGCCGAAGACGAAGTTCTGGCGTGGGGTCAGTCGTGCAGCGCTGATCTAGTGGCCTTTCAGAAAGGACAGATTCCTTGGTCGGAATGCGACCATCGTCGCCTTTTGCTGTCCGGGGCTCCCGGCACCGGGAAGACTGCTTTTGCGGCCGCCCTTGCACGGCATGCTGACGTACCCCTTGTGGCAGCGTCTGTCGCTGACTGGTCCGCGGCGCCATACTTGTCGGGGACGCTCGATGCCATGAAGAAATCGTTCCAGTTGGCAGCGGCCAATGCGCCATGTGTATTTTTGGTGGACGAAATCGACGGGATCAGCAATCGCAGTCATGCGTCCGGGGAGTTCGCAGAATATTGGATCCAAATCGTAAATCTGATGCTCGAACTACTGAACGCTGATATGCCGGGCGTCGTAGTAATCGGGTGCACCAACTATCCTGATCGAATTGACCCCGCCATACGAAGAGCGGGTAGGCTTGACTGCCACTTAGAGACTTCGCGTCCATCACCGAAAGCAATTGCTCGGATCATCGAGTACTATCTTGCCGGCGAGATAAACGAGGATCGCTCAAAAATCGCTCGCGCAGCTATCGGGGCGACAGGCGCCGAGATCGAGAGTGCTATTCGGACAGCACGCGGAACAGCAAGAAGGAACGGTGCCGCCTTGGACGAGAGCACCGTGATCAAGGCGATCTCAAGCGTTTCCGGGCCGCAAAACGAAGTCAACCAACAGAACTTTGCGGTGCACGAAGCAGGACATATTGTGGTCAATCAGCTGCTCGACTTGGGACCCGTTCGCAATGCCGTCGTCCATGCGCGGGGAGGTGAGGCCATCTTCGACATAGCTCCCTCGTTCCTGTTGGACTCTGCAACTTGCGAGGCGATGATTACCGCTCTCCTAGCCGGTCGGGCAGCCGAAGAAGTTCTCCTAGGTCACGCAAGCGCTGGGGCAGGGCTCTCGGACGTCTCTGATCTCAGCCGGGCAACCAGGCTTGCGAAACTGATGGAGCTTCAGTTCGGCTATGGTTCATTGGGTTTGGCGTACGAAGATGTGGATCGCGTACCGCTCCGAACAGACGCCGAGCTACGCAAGTCTGTTGGTGAGCGGCTCGCCAGATCCTATGATACTGCGCTGCAACTCGTCCGCCAACATGCCCAGACCGTCCGGGCCCTGGCTGACGCCCTTGCAGAATCCGGCTTTCTTGACGCGACGACTATTGAGGCAATCATGGAGGGCGGGCCGGTTGCTCGTAAAGCAGCGTGA
- a CDS encoding ArsR/SmtB family transcription factor, whose protein sequence is MSQASRLGAVRALANEAELSVGELAAKLSIPTNTMSTHLAILRDAGLLHARRDGRTVHYSLKPEALEELVVWLKKSA, encoded by the coding sequence TTGTCTCAAGCGTCAAGGCTTGGCGCCGTTCGCGCACTCGCCAACGAAGCGGAATTATCGGTAGGCGAATTGGCAGCGAAGCTTTCCATCCCGACCAATACGATGTCCACACACTTGGCAATTTTGCGAGATGCGGGGCTTCTTCACGCACGTCGTGACGGTCGCACCGTGCATTATTCTCTCAAGCCCGAGGCTCTGGAAGAGCTAGTTGTCTGGCTGAAGAAATCTGCCTGA